In Blastopirellula sediminis, the following proteins share a genomic window:
- a CDS encoding protein kinase domain-containing protein: MKIDQNILDLLLQWEEATAEGRPLDVTALTAERPDLAEALDRHIAALKRLAWLNQNDDGQPSPNLPSMQSLGDSLLLPDGVDLIQLQANLSKAEIVDPEKLNELLRVRAPKNAWQLSSQLLEASLLTRFQLRAIAHGKTRGLKLGRYVILDKIGEGGMGQVYRAWHSRMDREVALKVLPRESMSKADGVARFNQEVQVASQLSHPNIVTAFDADEAEGLHFLVMEFVNGKDLSSIVRRDGPLSVSQAIDCVTQAARGLEYAHSVGLVHRDIKPANLLLDDSGVVKILDMGIARMEGSDDTNLTQNGVVMGTIDYMAPEQAIDAKSVDGRADIYSLGCSLYFLLTRRPPFTGETLMAKLLAHRDVLPPKLQGLRKDIPAGLELIYQKCMAKRPDHRYANATELIADLEKLGPQASGAMAPIGLQRPEAELETSPTGVLETQAYVGTNLAVSPARSLVTELRTKLRLPDRFGVIFLGIVGLVLLLIGGYFGMGFLFQGPGAGNLSISISDDDLVAHLRDQVVTIVNEKTNKSTDIMLNSTELDQSLTPGDYRFVLESTSGIKTDSSRLTISNGEDSQVRIYWEPPTPDPTAIVKNGETEEMPAAPADGKSGEEKSASTAPPIAASSLPEIEVPNGTWVDLLSQIQLPDHVIFGDWSRSGTSLVGNSGIHRRVMAPYAIKGDYLLEMEFTRSSGDEAVGLHLPVADTSCDFLLSGWQGRLNGLRKINDNNLDRQPQFADSVKAGPAIANGKRHKVLVQVKAVSPFETNIRVALDDVPYLDWTGDNQSLINDAETIFPLVQAPGIFLFSSPTEIHSFRLQHLQNGEGRQLGDDWGYPFFPVANEAPSYLDPWCLKWNGKSYYISAEKVNLPDAQRIAKRYHGRLLTISSEAEQAFIFEHTKGQNFWMSGWRNMRTAGWRDDRGRKMTFQGRWAPGQPDNTTSNSEFFLGGYYPSADQFGWNDYPAHAACFAIIEWGEEDPSGGSPPSADTVASGNGWQSIFNGRDLTGWQVQGPPGWRVEDQQIVADGESYQDAGWLMLEQPYDAYELEFEYSLGAGGNSGIFLDGDPTKSPLGAEFLEIQLLDDDAPQFRGLSPLRRTGSLYGLAPATILMAAQKTPWRKVRVSFDGKTATVYINDAMVMTHQLSRQHATGHIGLQRHTGRVAFRNLRVRDLNEAASSTTDFALPASSPWVDLLSLVELPDHELNGTWRQRDGSVIGIGGGRGQLILPYEVTGSYELETEVTRLDGDKGIALHLPIGSATCNFVLSSSSGPLRGFQAVDGIHLNRLNPSTGLSQWNVDMVNGKKYKLEISVQLKPEDRVQLSVALDGKRIAHWTGVTQQLSQTPGIVFPHPDVLGLYVNQTSAEFHSLKLRHLGDGEGKPLQGDWKSSYSKVADRPPAAVIGDCELWNGRYYYHSPERMKLDRAQRLAVAMNGRLLLVSSPEEGDAIRRILPNDTIWTAAWRRNVANEWYDERNRRLSYFGTWDAGGGYDSRPLEQFMAFCSVPPSPWEAGRTKYMDIDANRSLTVLIEWGEEYPAAQTPRTYVSEPRLADLDPQQGNMIVQLDEWDVTPSTSVFRDLDGYLQMNEPDTTVLTKKTDWGAVDVRFVVSASKGTEAYFVFEKQDNFAITSSIRDDQNAISVGYQGLNFAARESGKTKVSIPYEQDFELRFRTRPGGRWIDVNGAMASGIAWSQTPSGAIGIQLKKGSLTIKRVEIMKR, from the coding sequence ATGAAAATCGACCAGAACATCCTGGATCTTCTCCTGCAATGGGAAGAAGCGACCGCTGAAGGACGGCCGCTCGATGTGACTGCGCTCACTGCTGAACGACCTGATTTGGCGGAAGCGCTTGACCGCCATATTGCCGCGCTGAAACGGCTGGCATGGTTGAATCAGAATGACGATGGCCAGCCAAGTCCCAATCTGCCGTCGATGCAATCGCTGGGCGATTCGTTATTGCTGCCTGACGGGGTCGATCTGATCCAGCTGCAAGCGAATCTCTCCAAGGCGGAGATCGTCGACCCCGAGAAACTGAACGAGTTGTTGCGGGTTCGCGCTCCGAAGAACGCCTGGCAACTCAGCAGCCAACTGCTGGAAGCGTCGCTATTAACGCGGTTTCAATTGCGCGCGATCGCGCATGGCAAGACGCGCGGTTTGAAGTTGGGCCGCTACGTGATTCTCGACAAGATCGGCGAAGGGGGAATGGGTCAGGTCTATCGAGCCTGGCACAGCCGTATGGATCGCGAGGTGGCGCTGAAGGTGCTTCCGCGCGAGTCGATGTCGAAAGCGGACGGCGTGGCCCGCTTCAATCAAGAAGTGCAAGTCGCGTCGCAGCTGAGCCATCCGAATATCGTCACCGCATTTGACGCGGACGAAGCGGAAGGGCTTCATTTCCTGGTGATGGAATTCGTCAACGGGAAAGACCTGAGCTCGATCGTTCGCCGTGACGGCCCCCTCTCGGTCAGCCAGGCGATTGATTGCGTCACCCAGGCTGCACGCGGTTTGGAGTACGCCCACAGCGTCGGACTAGTTCACCGCGACATCAAGCCGGCTAACTTGCTGTTGGACGATAGCGGCGTGGTCAAAATCCTCGATATGGGGATCGCCCGCATGGAAGGGAGCGATGATACGAACCTGACGCAAAATGGCGTCGTGATGGGGACGATCGACTACATGGCGCCCGAGCAAGCGATCGACGCCAAGTCGGTCGACGGCCGCGCCGACATTTATAGCTTGGGATGCTCGCTCTACTTTCTGCTGACGCGTCGTCCGCCGTTTACCGGCGAGACGCTGATGGCGAAGTTGCTGGCGCATCGCGACGTGTTGCCGCCAAAGCTGCAAGGGTTGCGCAAAGACATTCCCGCCGGCTTGGAGTTGATCTACCAAAAGTGCATGGCGAAGCGCCCCGATCATCGCTACGCAAACGCTACCGAGTTGATTGCCGATCTCGAAAAACTAGGGCCGCAAGCGTCTGGCGCCATGGCGCCGATCGGTTTGCAACGACCGGAAGCGGAGCTGGAAACGTCTCCCACCGGCGTGCTGGAAACGCAAGCCTACGTCGGAACAAATTTGGCCGTCTCTCCGGCGCGTTCGTTGGTCACCGAGTTGAGAACGAAACTCCGGCTTCCCGATCGATTCGGCGTTATCTTTTTGGGAATTGTCGGTCTTGTTCTGCTGCTGATCGGCGGATACTTCGGAATGGGCTTTTTGTTCCAAGGGCCAGGCGCCGGCAATCTGTCGATCTCGATTTCTGATGATGATCTCGTCGCCCATTTGCGTGATCAGGTTGTGACGATCGTCAACGAAAAGACCAACAAGTCGACCGACATCATGTTGAATTCGACGGAACTGGATCAATCTCTAACGCCGGGCGACTACCGGTTTGTCTTGGAGTCGACTTCTGGCATCAAGACCGACTCTAGCCGGTTGACGATCAGCAACGGCGAAGATTCGCAAGTTCGCATCTATTGGGAGCCGCCGACGCCCGATCCAACTGCGATCGTGAAGAACGGCGAAACCGAAGAGATGCCCGCTGCGCCTGCGGACGGGAAGAGCGGGGAGGAGAAATCAGCGTCGACTGCGCCGCCGATCGCCGCATCGTCGCTGCCGGAGATCGAGGTTCCCAATGGGACTTGGGTTGATCTGTTATCGCAGATCCAACTGCCGGATCACGTCATTTTCGGCGATTGGTCCCGAAGCGGAACTTCCTTGGTCGGTAACAGCGGCATCCATCGACGTGTGATGGCGCCCTACGCGATCAAAGGGGACTACCTGTTGGAAATGGAGTTCACCCGGTCGAGCGGAGATGAAGCGGTCGGCTTGCATTTGCCGGTTGCCGACACGTCGTGCGACTTCCTCCTTTCCGGTTGGCAGGGAAGACTCAACGGGCTGCGGAAAATCAACGACAACAACCTGGATCGACAGCCGCAATTCGCCGATTCGGTCAAGGCCGGGCCTGCAATTGCCAATGGCAAGCGGCACAAAGTGCTCGTGCAAGTGAAAGCGGTCTCCCCCTTCGAAACCAATATCCGCGTTGCGCTGGACGACGTTCCTTATCTCGACTGGACCGGCGACAATCAGTCGCTGATCAACGATGCGGAAACGATATTTCCGCTGGTCCAGGCGCCCGGCATCTTTTTGTTTTCCTCCCCCACCGAAATTCATTCATTCCGTCTGCAGCATTTGCAGAATGGAGAGGGACGGCAACTCGGAGACGACTGGGGCTATCCCTTCTTTCCGGTTGCGAACGAAGCACCGTCGTATCTTGATCCGTGGTGCTTGAAGTGGAATGGGAAGTCGTATTACATCTCGGCCGAAAAAGTGAACTTGCCTGACGCGCAGCGAATCGCAAAACGTTACCACGGGCGTTTGTTGACGATTTCTTCGGAAGCGGAGCAAGCGTTCATTTTTGAGCATACCAAGGGGCAAAACTTCTGGATGTCAGGATGGCGCAATATGCGCACGGCCGGTTGGCGCGATGATCGTGGTCGCAAAATGACGTTCCAAGGACGGTGGGCGCCAGGGCAGCCGGACAATACGACCTCCAATTCCGAATTCTTCCTCGGCGGGTACTATCCGTCGGCGGATCAATTTGGCTGGAACGACTACCCCGCTCATGCGGCTTGCTTCGCGATCATCGAGTGGGGCGAAGAAGACCCGAGCGGCGGTTCGCCTCCGTCCGCTGACACGGTCGCCAGCGGAAATGGTTGGCAGTCGATATTTAACGGCCGCGATCTTACCGGTTGGCAAGTTCAGGGCCCGCCCGGTTGGCGCGTCGAGGACCAGCAGATTGTCGCGGATGGAGAATCGTACCAAGACGCCGGCTGGCTGATGTTGGAGCAGCCGTATGACGCTTACGAATTGGAATTCGAGTATTCGTTGGGGGCCGGCGGCAATAGCGGTATCTTTCTGGACGGCGATCCGACCAAGTCCCCGCTCGGGGCTGAGTTCCTGGAAATCCAATTGCTGGACGACGACGCTCCGCAATTCCGCGGTCTTTCCCCCCTGCGCCGTACCGGCAGCTTGTATGGTCTTGCTCCCGCTACCATTTTGATGGCTGCGCAGAAGACCCCGTGGCGCAAAGTGCGTGTGTCGTTCGACGGGAAGACGGCGACCGTCTACATCAACGACGCGATGGTGATGACGCATCAGTTGAGCCGCCAACATGCGACCGGCCATATCGGCTTGCAGCGACACACCGGTCGTGTGGCGTTTCGCAACTTGCGAGTCCGCGATTTGAACGAAGCCGCCAGCAGCACGACCGACTTCGCGTTGCCGGCCAGTTCGCCGTGGGTCGATCTATTGTCGTTGGTAGAACTGCCGGATCATGAGTTGAACGGCACGTGGCGTCAGCGCGACGGCAGCGTGATCGGCATCGGCGGAGGCCGAGGACAGTTGATCCTTCCGTACGAGGTGACCGGAAGTTACGAATTGGAAACGGAGGTCACTCGCCTGGATGGGGACAAGGGAATTGCGCTTCACTTGCCGATCGGTTCGGCTACGTGCAACTTCGTATTGTCGTCGAGCAGCGGACCATTGCGCGGCTTTCAGGCAGTCGACGGAATACATCTGAATCGTTTGAATCCGTCGACGGGGCTGTCTCAGTGGAATGTCGACATGGTGAACGGCAAAAAGTACAAACTGGAGATATCGGTTCAATTGAAACCTGAAGATCGAGTTCAACTTTCCGTTGCTTTGGACGGCAAGCGAATTGCGCACTGGACCGGCGTTACTCAACAGCTTTCGCAAACTCCGGGGATCGTTTTTCCGCATCCCGATGTGCTGGGACTTTACGTGAACCAAACGTCGGCCGAGTTTCATTCGCTCAAGCTGCGCCATCTGGGCGATGGCGAGGGAAAGCCGCTTCAGGGAGACTGGAAATCGTCCTATTCGAAAGTGGCGGATCGGCCGCCGGCTGCGGTGATCGGCGATTGCGAACTTTGGAATGGTCGCTATTACTATCATTCGCCGGAACGAATGAAACTCGATCGTGCCCAACGATTGGCCGTTGCAATGAATGGCCGGTTACTGCTGGTTTCGTCGCCGGAAGAGGGAGACGCGATAAGGCGAATTCTGCCTAACGACACGATCTGGACCGCCGCATGGCGGCGAAACGTAGCAAATGAATGGTATGACGAGCGAAACCGCCGACTTTCCTACTTCGGAACGTGGGATGCCGGCGGCGGGTACGACAGTCGGCCGCTTGAGCAGTTCATGGCGTTCTGCAGCGTGCCGCCGTCGCCATGGGAAGCGGGACGAACGAAATACATGGATATTGACGCCAATCGTTCCTTGACAGTGTTGATCGAATGGGGAGAAGAGTACCCCGCCGCGCAGACGCCGCGAACATATGTGAGCGAGCCGCGACTGGCGGACCTCGATCCGCAGCAAGGGAACATGATAGTGCAACTGGACGAATGGGACGTCACCCCCAGCACTAGCGTCTTTCGCGATCTTGACGGCTATTTGCAGATGAACGAACCGGACACGACCGTCCTGACCAAGAAGACCGATTGGGGCGCCGTCGACGTTCGGTTCGTCGTTTCGGCGTCGAAAGGGACCGAAGCGTACTTCGTCTTTGAAAAGCAGGATAACTTCGCGATCACTTCGTCGATTCGGGACGACCAGAATGCGATCTCGGTTGGCTATCAAGGACTCAACTTCGCCGCCCGTGAGTCGGGGAAGACGAAGGTGAGTATTCCGTACGAACAAGATTTTGAGTTGCGATTTCGCACGCGACCCGGCGGTCGCTGGATCGACGTCAACGGGGCGATGGCTTCCGGCATCGCTTGGAGCCAAACGCCGTCCGGGGCGATCGGGATTCAGTTGAAGAAAGGGAGTCTGACGATCAAACGGGTGGAAATCATGAAGAGGTAG
- a CDS encoding protein kinase domain-containing protein, producing MTIDARILDLLIQWEEEASAGRAVDLQQLAGGDPQLARRLQRHIDRLGKVAWLGREVDGESQIELPQRETLQTGMLLPDGVQLASLRENLEKSELLSPEVLAAAFETPHAANVYRLSAYLLDSELLTRFQLRAIAHGTTRGLILGRYMILDKLGEGGMGQVYRARHRRMDRIVALKVLPRDLMSQPHAIDRFNQEMQVAAQLHHRNIVRAYDADEAEGLHFFVMEYVAGSDLQSVVRSEGPLAPSQAIDCVLQAASGLEYAHGVGLVHRDIKPANLLLDGDGTVKILDMGIARLRQPNAEKASLTQDGMVMGTADFMAPEQAISSKSVTPQADIYSLGCTLYYILTGQPPFEGDTLITKLLAHREQEPPRLSAFRSDIPLSLERIYQRCMAKRPMERYLSAAELIDDLQRLQPQVKSLPAVRNAPSVLVPAAKADTAPTGLIEMLPRIGTSLLAETLEIVPPRRRPMLYGALACVALVLLAAIGWNLLPMTASSGSLAISIADDDFVAHLRDHELELINAKTNKPTKIKLISSQQIAALPAGRYRVVETDGEGMTADVAEFTIASGERTPLHLEWATVEEKRKMGEQLAVDATTADATPVVAEMPAASTPAESAPAITESAAEAPGQWKSIFNGKDLTGWTQSAGTKKWFVANGELNGTDATTALVSDRHDYQDFRLRMEAYLAEGVNSGISVRTATDSYDPKTFAYDGWVLRDSRYEFELHIPTNQQHDTIGTVFRVAGYKLTSYAAKNSQRVVQPNRWFQFELEAIGGKMAVYVDGRKVSEGIDPKPLGAGAIAFVNFFPVKDAAIRFRNIEIQELDAGVTTSESVPPPGAAGAALDRPWIDALSLVKFPDHAITGSWGRNGDSVIGLRTMNSRLMVPYALNGSYELEMEFTRLEGDDALGVHLPINESSCALVMSGFHGGPLGSGLRMVDGLELRDYPASSSAFAQGVMIVNGRRYQLALRVNVGASSDVAISARLNDQEILDWHGTSDQLSNSPQWALPMECALALLMYDSSYEIHSLRVRPLEGGQGVSLAHDWGTPFYPVADRPPDEIANQCSTWNGRTYFLSPNRMNLIESQKLARRLQGRLLTISSPEESAAIAEIAARKPIWTAGWRPSGNDPWRDERNRPLRFLPEWQAKQPDNWYGREAFLVVEMPGTNSNKGVTPLANDVMPHLKWLYPVIEWGEEYPDP from the coding sequence ATGACGATTGACGCACGCATCTTGGACCTATTGATTCAATGGGAAGAGGAAGCGTCGGCGGGCCGCGCCGTCGATCTTCAGCAACTTGCTGGCGGAGATCCTCAACTCGCACGGCGGTTGCAGCGGCATATCGATCGCTTGGGCAAGGTCGCCTGGCTGGGGCGAGAGGTTGACGGCGAATCGCAAATTGAGTTGCCGCAACGCGAGACGCTGCAAACCGGCATGCTGTTGCCAGACGGCGTGCAATTGGCTTCGCTTCGCGAGAATCTGGAGAAATCCGAGCTCCTTTCGCCCGAAGTCCTGGCGGCGGCGTTTGAAACTCCGCACGCCGCCAACGTCTACCGATTGTCCGCCTACCTGCTGGATTCGGAGTTGCTGACGAGATTTCAGCTCCGCGCGATCGCGCATGGAACGACGCGCGGCTTGATCCTGGGACGCTACATGATCCTCGACAAGCTGGGCGAAGGGGGAATGGGGCAGGTCTACAGGGCGCGACACCGGCGTATGGATCGTATCGTAGCGCTCAAAGTCCTGCCGCGAGACTTGATGTCGCAGCCCCACGCGATCGATCGTTTCAATCAAGAGATGCAAGTCGCCGCGCAGCTGCATCATCGGAACATCGTTCGCGCCTATGACGCCGACGAGGCGGAAGGGCTCCACTTTTTCGTGATGGAATACGTCGCCGGCAGCGATCTGCAGAGCGTCGTTCGGAGCGAAGGTCCTCTCGCTCCGTCCCAAGCGATCGATTGCGTCCTCCAAGCGGCGAGCGGTTTGGAATACGCCCACGGCGTCGGCCTGGTGCATCGCGACATCAAGCCGGCGAACTTGCTGCTGGATGGTGATGGGACGGTCAAGATTCTGGACATGGGAATCGCCCGACTGCGACAGCCGAACGCCGAGAAAGCGAGCTTGACGCAGGATGGAATGGTGATGGGGACCGCCGACTTCATGGCGCCGGAACAAGCGATTAGCTCGAAGTCGGTCACGCCGCAAGCCGATATCTATAGCCTCGGCTGTACCCTTTACTATATTCTCACGGGGCAGCCTCCCTTTGAAGGAGATACGCTGATCACCAAATTGCTGGCGCATCGAGAGCAAGAGCCGCCGCGATTGTCGGCATTCCGAAGCGATATTCCGCTGTCGCTGGAACGAATCTATCAGCGATGCATGGCGAAGCGACCGATGGAGCGATATCTCTCAGCCGCCGAATTGATCGACGACCTGCAGCGACTACAACCGCAAGTCAAATCGTTGCCGGCCGTTCGTAATGCGCCGTCGGTTCTCGTTCCGGCCGCCAAAGCCGATACGGCGCCGACGGGCCTGATCGAGATGCTGCCGAGAATCGGCACAAGTCTGCTGGCCGAAACGTTGGAGATTGTGCCGCCGCGTCGGCGACCGATGTTGTACGGCGCCCTGGCTTGCGTAGCGCTGGTTTTGCTCGCCGCGATCGGCTGGAATTTACTCCCCATGACCGCGTCTTCCGGCAGCCTGGCGATCTCGATAGCGGATGACGACTTCGTCGCCCATCTGCGCGACCACGAATTGGAACTGATTAACGCCAAGACGAACAAGCCGACCAAAATCAAGCTGATCAGTTCGCAGCAGATCGCCGCCTTGCCGGCGGGACGCTATCGCGTTGTGGAAACCGACGGCGAGGGGATGACGGCCGACGTCGCCGAATTCACGATCGCCAGCGGCGAGCGGACGCCGCTGCATCTTGAATGGGCGACTGTCGAAGAAAAGCGGAAGATGGGCGAGCAACTCGCGGTCGATGCAACAACCGCAGACGCTACGCCAGTTGTCGCCGAAATGCCGGCAGCTTCGACGCCAGCGGAAAGTGCGCCGGCAATAACGGAAAGCGCCGCGGAGGCGCCTGGCCAGTGGAAGTCAATCTTCAATGGAAAGGACCTCACTGGTTGGACGCAATCCGCGGGGACTAAAAAGTGGTTTGTCGCAAACGGCGAGTTGAATGGGACCGACGCTACTACCGCACTTGTTTCGGATCGACATGACTATCAGGATTTTCGTTTGCGGATGGAGGCGTATCTTGCAGAAGGGGTCAATTCCGGAATCTCGGTGCGGACGGCGACCGATTCGTATGATCCAAAGACGTTTGCCTACGACGGTTGGGTACTGAGAGACTCACGCTACGAATTCGAACTCCACATTCCCACCAATCAGCAACATGACACCATCGGAACTGTGTTTCGCGTCGCTGGGTACAAATTGACTTCGTACGCGGCCAAAAACAGCCAACGCGTCGTCCAGCCGAATCGTTGGTTCCAGTTTGAATTAGAAGCGATCGGCGGCAAAATGGCGGTCTACGTTGATGGCCGCAAGGTGAGCGAGGGAATCGATCCGAAGCCGTTGGGGGCGGGAGCGATTGCGTTTGTCAACTTCTTTCCGGTAAAGGACGCCGCGATTCGATTTCGCAATATTGAAATCCAGGAGTTGGACGCTGGCGTCACGACGTCGGAGTCCGTACCGCCTCCCGGCGCCGCCGGCGCGGCGCTGGACCGTCCATGGATCGATGCGCTGTCGCTGGTTAAGTTCCCTGATCATGCGATCACGGGGAGTTGGGGGCGGAACGGCGATAGCGTTATCGGACTGCGAACGATGAACTCGCGGCTTATGGTCCCTTACGCGCTGAACGGAAGTTACGAGTTGGAAATGGAGTTTACCCGGCTCGAAGGAGACGATGCTCTCGGCGTTCATTTGCCGATCAACGAGTCTTCCTGCGCCCTGGTCATGTCCGGGTTTCACGGGGGGCCGCTCGGCAGCGGACTTCGGATGGTTGACGGCCTGGAGTTGCGAGATTACCCCGCTTCATCAAGCGCATTCGCTCAGGGGGTTATGATTGTCAATGGGCGTCGTTATCAATTGGCGTTGCGGGTGAACGTGGGCGCGTCATCCGATGTTGCGATCTCAGCTCGTTTGAATGATCAAGAGATCCTGGATTGGCATGGGACATCAGATCAGTTGTCCAATTCGCCGCAGTGGGCTTTGCCGATGGAATGTGCGCTCGCACTACTCATGTACGATTCCAGCTACGAGATACACTCGTTGCGGGTCAGGCCTTTGGAAGGGGGGCAGGGAGTCTCGTTGGCGCACGATTGGGGAACCCCGTTCTATCCTGTCGCCGATCGGCCGCCTGACGAGATTGCAAATCAATGCTCGACGTGGAACGGACGCACGTATTTCCTTTCCCCTAATCGGATGAATCTGATTGAATCTCAAAAACTGGCGCGCCGGCTGCAAGGGAGACTATTGACGATTTCGTCTCCGGAAGAATCGGCGGCCATTGCCGAGATTGCCGCGCGAAAACCGATCTGGACGGCCGGCTGGCGTCCCAGCGGTAATGATCCTTGGAGGGATGAACGAAACCGCCCATTGAGATTCTTGCCGGAGTGGCAGGCGAAGCAGCCCGATAATTGGTATGGCCGGGAAGCCTTCTTGGTCGTGGAAATGCCCGGCACGAATAGTAACAAGGGAGTGACGCCGTTAGCGAACGATGTGATGCCTCACTTGAAATGGCTGTACCCCGTGATCGAATGGGGAGAGGAATATCCCGATCCGTAA
- a CDS encoding potassium transporter Kup, translated as MTDEQASTDKDEHKGSWAKLSLVALGVVYGDIGTSPLYAMRECFQAEHAVAASHDHVLGVLSLIFWALAIVISTKYLIFILQADNEGEGGILALAALVSSNDTQNEYRRWVIFTLGLLGGSLLYADGMITPAISVLSAVEGIEVATPALDHFVEPITIAILIGLFLFQKRGTASVGTVFGPVMMIWFAVLAGMGIFQLIQAPQVLTAINPVYAIRMLSENGLAGYLVLGSVFLVVTGGEALYADMGHFGKQPIRISWYYVVLPSLLLNYFGQGAFLLRNPEGAVNPFYLMAPGWALYPLVLLSTIATVIASQAVITGAYSLTLQAIQLGYSPRTTIRHTSAEQIGQIYIPLINWTLMFACIGLVLGFRSSNNLAAAYGVAVTITMVITTVLFFLLTRMRWNWPLPLALTVSGIFLVVDLSFLGANLFKISNGGWFPLLVAGAAYTLMSTWMSGQRLLARRIRERALSVELFIADLMNDPPRRVPGIAVFMTGNPVGTPPALRRNVRHNKVLHEQVVFLTVTTASVPHVRLAKRVEFEEIGEGFFRIQISYGFMDSPHIPLTLATIPTDQLNLQGEDVTYFLGTERLLATERPGMAMWRERLFAWMARNAQPATAYFYLPPDQVIEIGSQVEL; from the coding sequence ATGACGGACGAACAAGCGTCGACTGACAAAGACGAACACAAGGGCTCATGGGCCAAGTTGTCGCTGGTTGCGCTGGGGGTCGTTTACGGCGACATCGGTACGAGTCCTCTCTACGCGATGCGGGAATGCTTTCAGGCGGAACACGCGGTCGCTGCGTCGCATGATCATGTCCTCGGCGTCCTTTCGCTGATCTTCTGGGCGCTGGCGATCGTCATTTCGACCAAATACCTCATCTTCATCCTGCAAGCCGACAACGAAGGAGAAGGGGGGATTCTGGCGCTGGCGGCGCTTGTTTCTTCCAATGACACGCAAAACGAATATCGACGCTGGGTCATCTTCACCCTGGGTCTGCTCGGCGGTTCGTTGCTTTACGCCGACGGAATGATCACTCCGGCGATTTCGGTCTTGAGCGCCGTCGAAGGGATCGAGGTCGCGACGCCGGCGCTCGATCACTTCGTCGAGCCAATTACCATCGCCATTCTGATCGGGTTGTTCCTGTTTCAAAAACGGGGCACCGCCAGCGTGGGAACGGTGTTTGGGCCGGTCATGATGATTTGGTTCGCCGTCTTGGCTGGCATGGGCATCTTCCAGCTGATTCAGGCTCCGCAAGTGCTGACCGCGATCAATCCGGTCTATGCGATTCGGATGCTTTCGGAGAACGGACTTGCCGGCTATTTAGTTTTGGGGTCGGTCTTTTTGGTCGTGACCGGTGGGGAAGCGCTCTACGCCGACATGGGGCACTTCGGCAAACAGCCGATTCGCATCAGTTGGTATTACGTCGTGCTGCCGTCGTTACTGCTGAACTACTTTGGCCAAGGGGCGTTTCTGCTTCGCAATCCGGAAGGCGCCGTCAATCCGTTCTATCTGATGGCGCCTGGCTGGGCGCTCTATCCACTGGTCTTGTTGTCGACCATCGCTACGGTGATTGCGTCGCAAGCGGTGATCACCGGCGCCTATTCGCTGACGCTGCAAGCGATTCAGCTTGGCTATAGCCCCCGCACGACGATTCGCCATACGTCGGCAGAGCAAATTGGTCAAATCTACATCCCCCTGATCAACTGGACGCTGATGTTCGCGTGCATCGGGTTAGTGCTCGGCTTTCGTTCCTCGAACAACCTGGCCGCGGCGTACGGCGTCGCCGTAACGATCACAATGGTGATCACCACGGTCCTCTTTTTCCTGCTGACGCGCATGCGGTGGAATTGGCCGCTGCCGCTGGCGCTGACGGTTTCGGGGATCTTCCTGGTCGTCGATCTTTCGTTCCTGGGAGCGAACCTCTTCAAGATTTCTAACGGCGGGTGGTTTCCGCTGTTGGTAGCTGGCGCCGCCTACACGCTGATGTCGACTTGGATGTCGGGACAACGACTCCTCGCGCGGCGGATTCGCGAACGGGCCCTCTCGGTCGAGCTTTTCATCGCCGACCTGATGAACGATCCTCCCCGCCGCGTTCCGGGGATTGCGGTGTTCATGACCGGCAATCCTGTCGGCACGCCGCCAGCGCTGCGGCGGAACGTCCGTCACAACAAGGTGCTGCACGAGCAAGTCGTCTTCTTGACCGTCACCACCGCCAGCGTTCCGCATGTGCGATTGGCGAAGCGGGTTGAGTTTGAGGAAATCGGCGAAGGGTTTTTCCGCATCCAGATCAGCTACGGCTTTATGGATTCGCCCCATATTCCTCTCACCCTGGCGACAATTCCGACCGACCAGCTGAATCTTCAAGGGGAAGACGTCACGTACTTCCTGGGAACCGAACGTCTGCTGGCGACGGAGCGACCGGGAATGGCGATGTGGCGCGAACGGCTGTTCGCCTGGATGGCGCGCAACGCTCAGCCGGCGACCGCCTACTTCTATCTGCCGCCGGACCAGGTGATCGAAATCGGTTCGCAAGTCGAGCTGTAA